The following proteins are encoded in a genomic region of Vibrio tasmaniensis:
- a CDS encoding PA4780 family RIO1-like protein kinase: MKIPKRIQPLVDDGLVDEVTSQLMSGKEASVYIVRCGDTIRCAKVYKEISQRSFKKATAYREGRKVRNSRRARAMEKGSGFGREQQEKVWQNAEVDALYKLAEAGVRVPVPYGCFDGVLLMELVTDDDGYVAPRLNDVVMPPEQAIEHHAVMMTYVVKMLCVGLIHGDLSEFNVLVDEYGPVIIDLPQAVDASANNNAEWMLARDINNIRDYYAQFAPELAKTEYAKEMWALYEKGDLKPDSKLTGEFTETDDLADIEAIMQEIDAARVEEQHRRERVKEEKDGVDDSKFNWAE, encoded by the coding sequence ATGAAGATACCTAAAAGAATACAGCCCTTAGTTGACGATGGTTTAGTCGACGAGGTGACAAGCCAATTAATGAGTGGCAAAGAAGCGTCAGTGTACATAGTACGCTGCGGCGATACGATCCGTTGTGCCAAGGTATATAAGGAAATTAGCCAACGCAGCTTCAAAAAAGCGACCGCGTATCGTGAAGGCCGAAAAGTCCGAAACAGCCGCCGTGCTAGAGCGATGGAAAAAGGCTCTGGATTTGGTCGAGAACAGCAAGAGAAAGTGTGGCAAAACGCTGAAGTTGATGCCTTATATAAACTGGCAGAAGCGGGTGTTCGTGTGCCTGTGCCTTATGGCTGTTTTGATGGCGTGCTGCTTATGGAGCTAGTCACTGATGATGACGGTTATGTTGCTCCAAGATTGAACGATGTTGTGATGCCGCCAGAACAAGCGATTGAACATCATGCAGTGATGATGACTTACGTGGTTAAAATGCTTTGCGTTGGTTTGATTCATGGTGACTTGTCGGAGTTCAACGTATTGGTTGATGAATACGGACCTGTGATTATCGATTTACCACAAGCTGTCGACGCTTCGGCTAATAACAACGCCGAGTGGATGTTGGCTCGTGATATCAATAACATCCGTGATTATTACGCTCAGTTTGCCCCTGAATTGGCAAAAACCGAGTATGCCAAGGAAATGTGGGCTTTATACGAGAAAGGCGACTTGAAGCCAGATAGTAAGCTGACGGGCGAGTTTACGGAAACGGACGATTTGGCTGATATTGAAGCCATTATGCAAGAGATAGATGCTGCGCGAGTTGAAGAACAACACCGACGTGAACGTGTTAAAGAAGAAAAAGATGGTGTCGATGATAGCAAGTTCAATTGGGCCGAATAA
- a CDS encoding SDR family oxidoreductase yields MVEQLRLHILVVGGSGGIGFAVVKHLLSELSRFDFLDVHVDATYHSQQPELENSRLNWHKVDATDEADIKRLSSEFDQLDWLINCVGMLHTPKLGPEKNLSSIDPEFFLKNISVNTLPSLLLAKHFTPILKASDNPKFAVVSAKVGSISDNRLGGWYSYRSSKAALNMFIKTMSIEWQRTLKKGTVLALHPGTTDTALSKPFQTNVPEGKLFETRYVAHQLVDIIRTATPDNSGHFYAYDGAQLTW; encoded by the coding sequence ATGGTGGAGCAACTCAGATTACATATATTGGTGGTCGGTGGGAGTGGCGGTATCGGTTTCGCCGTGGTTAAACACCTATTGTCTGAGCTCTCTCGGTTTGATTTTCTGGATGTACATGTCGACGCAACTTACCACTCTCAACAACCTGAACTAGAAAACAGCCGCTTAAACTGGCACAAAGTCGACGCCACCGACGAAGCGGATATCAAGCGCTTGAGTTCTGAGTTTGACCAACTTGATTGGTTGATCAACTGCGTGGGTATGCTTCATACACCGAAACTTGGTCCAGAGAAGAACTTGTCGTCCATTGACCCTGAATTTTTCCTGAAAAACATCTCTGTGAATACCCTACCCAGTTTATTGCTGGCAAAACACTTCACGCCAATTCTTAAAGCCAGTGACAATCCAAAGTTTGCTGTAGTGTCAGCCAAAGTCGGTAGCATTTCAGATAACCGCTTAGGCGGCTGGTATAGCTATCGCTCATCGAAAGCAGCCCTCAACATGTTCATTAAAACCATGTCGATTGAATGGCAGCGTACCCTTAAGAAAGGCACCGTGTTGGCTCTACACCCAGGCACAACAGACACAGCTCTGTCGAAGCCTTTTCAGACCAATGTCCCTGAAGGTAAGTTGTTTGAGACACGCTATGTCGCCCATCAATTGGTGGATATCATTCGCACTGCCACACCTGATAACAGTGGGCACTTTTACGCGTATGATGGTGCGCAATTGACTTGGTAG
- a CDS encoding cryptochrome/photolyase family protein has product MNFKTVRLILGDQLNIQHSWFQQVDDDVIYIIAELKQETDYVASHIQKVAAFFSAMDYFADELKQQGHQVLHLTLDDTTQFENLDALLQHYVHEFGAQKFEYQRPDEYRLLEQMNKLKLTNTTKGCCDTEHFLFPFEEIEQQFPKDKHIMMEHFYRRMRKRFDILLEDGKPVGGKWNYDANNRKKLKKQDIESLPQPLMFANDISAFLERIERHQVKTIGEVGDQLLWPVNRAQSLSLLAHFCQVCLPLFGQFQDAMTTEHDSKWSLYHSRISFSLNSKLLSPKEVIDTALSAYQASSKLNTPTIDIAQVEGFIRQILGWREYIRAVYWANMPSYANKNHYSASNNLPHYFWDGQTKMNCMKHAIDQSLEFAYAHHIQRLMITGNFCLITGIDPDQVDSWYLGIYVDAIEWVEMPNTRGMALFADGGIVGTKPYSASGSYINRMSDYCKGCHYKIKERSGKQSCPFNSLYWRFMNQHRDALNRNPRMGMLYRSWDNMDEQDQQAILETAEQRITNLENL; this is encoded by the coding sequence ATGAACTTTAAAACCGTGCGCCTTATCTTAGGCGACCAACTCAATATCCAGCACTCTTGGTTTCAACAAGTTGATGACGACGTCATTTATATCATTGCCGAACTTAAGCAGGAGACTGACTACGTTGCATCGCACATCCAAAAGGTGGCCGCTTTTTTCTCTGCGATGGACTACTTTGCCGACGAGCTCAAACAACAAGGTCATCAGGTACTCCACCTCACTCTGGATGACACGACTCAATTTGAAAATCTCGATGCTCTGTTGCAACACTACGTACACGAATTCGGCGCACAGAAATTCGAATATCAAAGGCCAGATGAATATCGCCTTTTAGAGCAGATGAACAAGCTAAAGCTCACTAATACGACCAAAGGTTGTTGTGATACGGAACACTTCCTTTTTCCATTCGAAGAGATCGAACAACAGTTTCCGAAAGACAAACACATCATGATGGAACACTTCTATCGCAGAATGAGAAAGCGTTTCGACATTTTGTTAGAAGACGGGAAACCAGTTGGCGGCAAATGGAATTACGATGCAAACAATCGAAAGAAACTCAAGAAACAAGACATTGAAAGCCTGCCTCAACCTCTGATGTTTGCCAACGACATTTCCGCGTTTTTAGAACGCATCGAACGTCATCAAGTTAAAACCATTGGTGAAGTTGGCGATCAATTACTCTGGCCAGTTAACCGTGCACAAAGCTTGTCTCTACTTGCTCACTTCTGCCAAGTCTGTTTGCCACTGTTTGGGCAGTTTCAGGATGCAATGACAACCGAGCACGATTCAAAGTGGAGTTTGTACCATAGCCGTATTTCGTTCTCGCTGAACAGCAAACTGCTAAGCCCTAAAGAAGTGATTGATACGGCACTTTCGGCTTATCAGGCTTCTTCTAAGCTAAACACACCCACTATCGATATCGCCCAAGTCGAAGGATTCATACGCCAAATTCTAGGTTGGAGAGAATACATACGCGCCGTTTATTGGGCAAACATGCCTTCATACGCCAACAAAAACCATTATTCAGCAAGCAACAACCTACCCCATTACTTTTGGGACGGACAAACCAAGATGAACTGCATGAAGCATGCGATTGACCAGTCTCTTGAGTTTGCTTACGCGCACCACATCCAACGGTTAATGATCACTGGCAACTTCTGTTTAATCACTGGCATAGACCCTGACCAAGTCGACAGTTGGTACCTTGGTATATACGTCGACGCGATTGAGTGGGTTGAAATGCCAAATACGCGAGGTATGGCACTGTTTGCGGATGGCGGGATAGTCGGAACCAAACCATACTCTGCCAGCGGTTCCTATATCAACCGAATGAGCGACTACTGTAAAGGTTGTCACTACAAGATAAAGGAACGCAGCGGCAAGCAATCTTGCCCATTCAATAGCTTGTACTGGCGCTTTATGAACCAACACCGCGATGCGTTAAACCGTAACCCACGCATGGGCATGTTATATCGCTCTTGGGACAATATGGACGAGCAAGATCAACAAGCGATACTCGAGACCGCAGAACAACGAATCACAAACTTGGAGAACTTATAA
- a CDS encoding universal stress protein: MEYRHILVAVEMSDDTKILIDRATFFADKLEAGISFVYIDGTHGEIYPELVDIQGNEGDLPINEDAVKHLKEFESYAKHPIKHIFVGTGDLNDKLKNTIEVNGVDLLLCGHHHDFWHKIISHSKQIIDTSPVDILIVPMD, from the coding sequence ATGGAATACCGACATATTCTGGTCGCAGTTGAAATGTCTGACGACACTAAGATTCTGATTGATCGAGCGACCTTTTTCGCAGACAAACTGGAAGCTGGCATTTCGTTTGTTTATATCGACGGCACTCATGGAGAGATTTATCCAGAACTCGTCGATATTCAGGGAAATGAAGGTGACTTACCGATCAATGAAGATGCAGTTAAGCATCTGAAAGAGTTTGAGTCCTACGCTAAACACCCAATCAAGCACATATTCGTAGGAACGGGGGATTTGAACGATAAGCTCAAAAACACCATCGAAGTAAACGGCGTCGACCTATTGCTATGTGGCCATCACCATGACTTTTGGCATAAAATCATTTCCCATTCGAAACAGATCATCGACACATCTCCTGTCGATATTCTAATTGTTCCAATGGATTAG
- a CDS encoding PcfJ domain-containing protein, which translates to MTALLTIPTRTLGFDYDIEIRDWSQKLVGFHVFEDGRRPLDGGIGLSLNLVEQFDVNGRWLDSLPARYREITDDFPEYQYQMLWLAANTYEAEQLLELRPVILALICMKHSVDNKKALQLSRLGQKKVLAKLGLDSSKATLKFIDKLELHYNVGDELDHIVRILEPLQRRVLKFKHYSKVGYTALRLDQVHPFLTGSRLGIAMVEEGRLNAPSKMAMFQDAILLGQDLEMDDPLRAITSQNSFAMFEQLHDRWTEQRQLRRLEGNRPMDRDIPYPVPLLGNDNIHPLTDYYDLEQEGVEQKHCIGVYHNRIMSDRYVVFRMFKPQRLTIGLRRIPSKAFPFEIDQICGKRNAPPSESARQVIHDWLEASKQKYPKQ; encoded by the coding sequence ATGACAGCATTACTAACCATTCCCACTCGAACATTAGGTTTCGACTACGATATTGAGATCCGAGATTGGTCTCAAAAGCTGGTCGGCTTTCATGTGTTTGAAGATGGTAGACGACCGCTTGATGGGGGGATTGGGCTGAGCCTCAACCTTGTTGAACAGTTTGATGTGAATGGTCGTTGGTTAGATTCGTTGCCGGCGCGTTATCGTGAAATTACTGACGACTTTCCAGAGTACCAATACCAGATGCTGTGGCTTGCAGCGAACACCTATGAAGCCGAGCAATTGCTTGAATTAAGGCCTGTTATTTTGGCTTTGATCTGCATGAAACACAGTGTCGATAACAAGAAAGCATTGCAACTGAGTCGTTTAGGGCAAAAGAAGGTCTTAGCTAAACTCGGCTTAGACAGTAGTAAAGCAACGCTCAAGTTTATCGACAAGTTAGAGCTTCATTACAACGTTGGTGATGAGCTTGACCACATTGTTCGCATTCTCGAGCCATTGCAAAGACGTGTACTTAAATTTAAGCATTACTCAAAAGTTGGGTACACAGCGCTGCGTTTGGACCAAGTTCATCCATTTCTAACCGGCAGTCGATTAGGGATTGCCATGGTTGAAGAGGGCAGGCTCAATGCCCCTTCAAAGATGGCGATGTTCCAAGACGCGATACTATTGGGTCAAGATTTGGAGATGGATGATCCACTGCGTGCTATCACAAGTCAAAACTCCTTTGCGATGTTTGAACAACTTCACGATCGATGGACAGAGCAACGTCAACTGCGCCGTTTAGAGGGTAACCGCCCAATGGATAGAGATATTCCTTATCCAGTCCCTTTGCTAGGGAACGACAACATCCATCCTCTTACCGATTACTACGACCTTGAACAAGAGGGCGTGGAACAAAAACATTGCATTGGCGTCTATCACAATCGAATCATGAGCGACCGCTATGTGGTATTCCGCATGTTCAAACCTCAGCGTTTAACCATAGGTCTCCGTCGTATCCCGAGCAAAGCGTTTCCGTTTGAGATTGACCAAATTTGCGGAAAACGAAATGCACCGCCATCGGAGTCGGCTCGCCAAGTCATCCATGACTGGTTAGAAGCGAGTAAGCAAAAGTATCCTAAGCAATAG
- a CDS encoding GNAT family N-acetyltransferase, producing MQKVVFRNCDENSPYWSELERLFQSEWSDFQFKDTYKENVQLPPVIVVLRDNVVIGGLAYSHFQEPHQVRDVVWINAVFVDPLWRGQGIASELIKRGVAQMPDYCRSQSSKYSTSNLYAYTNIAPLYLSLGWLIVDIETDPNHHVVSVSF from the coding sequence ATGCAAAAAGTAGTCTTCAGAAATTGCGATGAAAACTCACCTTATTGGAGTGAATTGGAACGTTTATTTCAAAGTGAATGGTCTGATTTCCAGTTTAAGGATACCTATAAAGAAAATGTACAACTCCCTCCAGTAATAGTAGTACTGCGAGATAATGTGGTCATTGGTGGATTGGCGTATTCCCACTTTCAGGAACCTCATCAAGTTCGGGATGTGGTGTGGATCAACGCAGTGTTTGTTGACCCTCTATGGCGCGGGCAAGGTATTGCGAGTGAATTGATTAAGCGTGGTGTCGCGCAAATGCCAGATTATTGTCGATCTCAATCATCGAAATATTCAACGTCTAACTTGTACGCCTACACGAATATTGCGCCTTTGTACCTTTCTCTCGGTTGGTTAATCGTTGATATCGAAACCGACCCAAACCATCATGTTGTGAGCGTTTCTTTTTAG
- a CDS encoding ABC transporter ATP-binding protein produces the protein MLEAKGLGFSVGDKQLLKTFNVSFEQGKIYALVGHNGSGKSTLLKLLAKQQRATSGDIFLKDKAVAKWSDKDFAQQIAYLPQHLPSTDSLSGKDLVSFGRYPWHGLLGRLSSKDKQYVEEAMQLTDTTQYADRLVDTLSGGERQRVWLAMLLAQRTKYLLLDEPLAALDIGHQIEMLTLIKRLSETLKIGVIIVIHDINMAARFCDHIIALHSGELLVEGEVGEVFKESTLKDIYGVPMHITQHSAGYPVAMPGDLEPA, from the coding sequence ATGCTCGAAGCAAAGGGACTCGGTTTTAGCGTAGGGGATAAGCAATTGCTCAAGACATTTAATGTGTCGTTTGAGCAAGGAAAAATCTACGCTTTGGTTGGGCATAACGGCTCGGGGAAATCGACCTTATTAAAGTTGTTAGCGAAGCAGCAGCGCGCTACTTCAGGCGATATTTTCTTGAAAGATAAAGCGGTCGCTAAATGGTCTGATAAGGACTTCGCACAGCAAATTGCTTACTTACCTCAACATTTACCTTCAACCGACAGTTTATCCGGCAAAGATCTCGTGAGCTTTGGTCGCTACCCTTGGCACGGCTTATTAGGTCGACTTTCAAGTAAAGATAAGCAATACGTTGAAGAGGCGATGCAACTTACCGACACAACGCAATACGCTGATCGTCTAGTGGATACCTTATCGGGTGGCGAACGCCAGCGTGTGTGGCTTGCGATGTTGTTGGCTCAACGCACCAAGTACCTTTTGCTTGATGAGCCGTTAGCAGCGCTCGATATCGGCCATCAGATTGAAATGCTGACATTGATTAAGCGATTAAGTGAAACCTTAAAGATTGGCGTGATCATCGTTATTCACGACATCAATATGGCTGCACGTTTCTGCGACCACATTATAGCCTTACATAGTGGCGAGCTATTAGTCGAAGGCGAGGTTGGTGAGGTGTTCAAGGAATCGACCTTGAAAGATATCTATGGTGTACCTATGCACATTACCCAACATTCTGCGGGTTACCCAGTCGCAATGCCTGGTGATTTGGAGCCAGCATGA
- a CDS encoding ABC transporter substrate-binding protein, whose product MMLKQSLQSILYRSHVTRTLISSVVISSLLAFSSISLAKQDTPEMNDDDRPRLVSIDWTHTETLLALGVTPIAVAQIPDYNSWVKSPQIPPIVADVGLRTQPNLERIHELKPDKILLSPMFSTLETQLSKIAPVTTIGLYRSGDVDWSALETVTRKLAEVSEKRPQAEVLIEEANAEMDRLGSQLPNSAPAMLMVQFMDTNHVRVFGDNSLYKASVNKIGLESAWKGQTNAWGYSLVGIDQLIGVDGQIVIISPMPAGTEESLKQNQFWQYIVKESGYPALQVPAVWSFGAIPAATRFARFIVSELNQGDVL is encoded by the coding sequence ATGATGCTCAAACAGTCTTTGCAATCAATATTATATCGCTCGCATGTCACTCGTACTCTTATCTCAAGTGTCGTCATCTCGAGCTTGTTGGCATTTTCTTCAATTTCGTTAGCCAAGCAAGATACGCCTGAGATGAATGATGACGATCGACCTCGATTGGTTTCCATTGATTGGACTCACACTGAAACGCTTTTGGCGTTGGGCGTTACTCCGATTGCGGTAGCGCAAATACCCGATTACAACTCGTGGGTAAAGTCTCCTCAAATCCCCCCAATTGTTGCAGATGTTGGCTTACGAACACAGCCAAACCTTGAACGTATTCATGAACTCAAACCCGACAAAATATTACTCTCTCCAATGTTTTCAACGTTGGAGACTCAACTAAGCAAAATTGCCCCTGTCACGACCATTGGTTTGTACCGAAGTGGCGATGTCGATTGGTCAGCGTTAGAAACGGTTACTCGAAAGTTAGCAGAGGTCTCTGAAAAACGACCTCAAGCTGAAGTTTTGATTGAGGAAGCGAATGCTGAAATGGATCGTTTAGGGTCTCAGTTACCCAACAGTGCTCCTGCAATGCTGATGGTGCAATTTATGGATACCAATCACGTTCGCGTCTTTGGGGATAACAGCCTATACAAAGCTTCAGTAAACAAGATTGGTCTTGAGTCCGCATGGAAAGGACAGACAAACGCTTGGGGATACAGTTTAGTTGGGATCGATCAACTGATCGGTGTTGATGGGCAAATTGTGATTATTTCTCCAATGCCTGCTGGTACAGAAGAGAGCCTGAAACAAAATCAGTTTTGGCAATACATAGTGAAAGAGTCGGGCTATCCCGCGTTACAGGTGCCAGCGGTGTGGAGCTTCGGCGCGATACCTGCTGCAACACGCTTTGCAAGGTTCATTGTTTCTGAGTTGAACCAAGGAGACGTGTTATGA
- the fhuB gene encoding Fe(3+)-hydroxamate ABC transporter permease FhuB, translating into MRVLSFGVLTLLMVSTLVLIGQHLSVSQFGLSRLSSLWSVDFTSPDSVKLHLAWWPRLFTTLLSGAALAVAGVLMQQVLRNPLASPSTLGVASGSSFALMLATLYAPWLLEWSYSLVALAGGVTTIGLVFALSWRRALSPTVVIVSGLVVNLYFGAVSTVLLMMNQDKLNGLMIWGAGSLVQTGWEDFQYLAPRLAIATLMAFLFVKPLSLLQLSEQGAKSLGVSLPKLRVGCLGLAVMLTAWVVSAVGVIGFVGLAAPALARLMGVHRLVPKLLVSMVLGGLLLSLTDLLIQQLPGIMSMFIPTGAATAALGAPLLLWLLPKLSMKSQSQAQTVLTRHNEVASRLNRHSVVLASLFIVLSLVVFSLFSVQTEGWRWLLQTQDWAMLEWRLPRLTAAALAGGMLAVSGTIVQRLSGNPMASPEVIGISSGTALGLIIAIFAGFGSSVVGLYVGGFIGAVCTLGIIVLLNQKSGFQPERVLLTGVAITALMNAVQSFVLAGGDPRSYQVLAWLAGSTYYVTEATLVPLLISSVVFISLGFLCARWLDVLPLGQASAQSLGINVSKSRILLLVLVACLTVSATLVVGPLSFIGLMAPHMARLFGYSRAKEHLICSSLIGMALMLFSDWFGRQWLYPQEIPAGLVASIIGGMYLMWGLRRL; encoded by the coding sequence ATGAGAGTTCTTTCCTTTGGTGTTTTAACACTGTTAATGGTTTCTACATTGGTTCTAATTGGGCAACACTTATCTGTGTCTCAGTTCGGACTGAGCCGACTTTCTAGTTTGTGGAGCGTTGATTTTACTTCTCCAGACTCAGTGAAACTGCATTTAGCTTGGTGGCCGAGGTTATTCACCACGCTGTTATCTGGCGCAGCGCTCGCAGTGGCGGGTGTCTTGATGCAACAGGTGCTTAGAAACCCATTGGCATCGCCTTCGACTTTAGGTGTTGCGAGCGGTTCAAGCTTTGCGCTTATGTTGGCAACGCTTTATGCCCCTTGGCTTTTAGAGTGGTCTTATTCGTTGGTGGCACTTGCTGGTGGTGTTACTACGATTGGCTTGGTGTTTGCGTTGTCTTGGCGACGTGCGTTATCTCCAACCGTGGTGATTGTGTCTGGCTTGGTCGTGAACCTCTATTTTGGCGCTGTGAGTACTGTCTTGTTGATGATGAACCAAGACAAACTGAATGGCTTAATGATTTGGGGTGCTGGTTCATTGGTTCAAACTGGATGGGAAGATTTTCAGTATTTGGCTCCGCGCTTAGCGATTGCGACTCTGATGGCGTTTCTGTTCGTAAAACCACTGAGTTTGCTTCAGTTGTCAGAGCAGGGCGCTAAGAGCTTAGGTGTTTCGTTACCAAAATTGAGAGTCGGCTGTTTAGGGCTAGCCGTAATGTTGACGGCTTGGGTTGTCAGTGCTGTCGGTGTTATCGGATTCGTTGGTTTAGCAGCCCCTGCGTTAGCGCGCTTGATGGGTGTGCACCGTTTAGTTCCTAAGTTACTGGTATCTATGGTGTTAGGTGGCTTGCTGTTAAGCCTTACCGATCTGCTTATTCAACAGTTGCCGGGCATCATGTCGATGTTTATACCGACAGGCGCTGCAACGGCTGCATTGGGTGCGCCACTGTTGTTGTGGTTACTGCCCAAGTTATCAATGAAAAGCCAGTCACAAGCGCAAACTGTATTAACGCGTCATAACGAAGTTGCTTCGCGCTTAAATAGGCATTCAGTGGTATTGGCTAGCTTGTTTATTGTTTTGTCGCTGGTCGTGTTTAGTTTGTTCTCTGTACAAACTGAAGGTTGGCGTTGGTTACTTCAAACTCAAGACTGGGCAATGCTTGAATGGCGTTTACCTCGATTAACGGCAGCGGCATTGGCGGGCGGCATGTTGGCCGTCTCTGGTACGATCGTTCAGCGTTTGAGTGGCAACCCCATGGCCAGTCCTGAAGTGATTGGTATCAGTTCTGGTACGGCATTAGGTTTGATCATCGCAATCTTTGCTGGCTTTGGAAGCAGCGTGGTTGGCCTCTATGTCGGTGGCTTTATTGGCGCGGTCTGTACTTTGGGCATCATTGTCTTGCTTAACCAGAAGTCGGGCTTCCAACCGGAAAGAGTATTACTAACAGGCGTTGCGATAACGGCACTGATGAACGCTGTGCAAAGTTTTGTATTGGCAGGTGGCGACCCAAGAAGTTATCAAGTTCTGGCTTGGTTGGCAGGTTCAACGTATTACGTCACCGAAGCAACACTCGTTCCGTTACTGATATCTTCGGTTGTATTTATCTCGTTAGGTTTCCTCTGTGCGCGATGGTTGGATGTGTTGCCATTAGGGCAGGCGAGTGCGCAATCTCTTGGTATCAATGTATCAAAATCTCGAATTCTATTGCTGGTGCTGGTGGCATGTTTAACCGTGAGCGCAACATTGGTGGTGGGGCCATTAAGCTTTATTGGTTTGATGGCTCCACACATGGCGAGACTATTTGGTTATAGCCGTGCTAAAGAGCACCTGATCTGTTCTTCGTTAATTGGTATGGCACTGATGTTGTTCTCGGATTGGTTTGGTAGACAGTGGCTGTACCCGCAAGAGATCCCGGCAGGCTTGGTGGCTTCAATTATCGGTGGCATGTATCTGATGTGGGGTTTAAGACGGCTATAG